The following are encoded together in the Vigna angularis cultivar LongXiaoDou No.4 chromosome 9, ASM1680809v1, whole genome shotgun sequence genome:
- the LOC128193937 gene encoding uncharacterized protein LOC128193937, with product MASRPHPQPIERDASDHIRLLESVIEALQQQNTALVQQNMAALQSLEAIRAHSEATQRQLMEIIEITRNIIGAFTSSGDHRTELSLECFCHHHPAKFTEKCLPDEVDRTQVLEKSVTELEQHKEQQQQTTREAISSRNNDDPRRTPYDHSVSPSASGGLLSQCLVTAGRSGQKKDVKCFKCGGPHFRSSCPQLLGVKTCIHCGRNGHLKRECNMGGQTVTKPSNTWRNQPGSGGQAQANGRVMP from the coding sequence ATGGCATCAAGACCACACCCTCAACCTATCGAGCGTGATGCGTCTGACCATATCAGACTACTGGAATCTGTAATAGAGGCACTCCAGCAACAGAACACTGCTTTAGTACAACAGAATATGGCCGCCCTACAGAGTTTAGAGGCTATAAGAGCACACTCTGAAGCTACCCAAAGACAACTGATGGAGATCATAGAAATCACTAGGAACATTATCGGAGCATTCACTTCCTCTGGGGATCACAGGACCGAGTTGAGTTTGGAGTGTTTCTGTCATCATCATCCAGCTAAGTTCACTGAGAAGTGTCTCCCTGATGAGGTGGATAGGACTCAAGTATTAGAGAAGAGTGTGACGGAATTGGAACAGCACAAGGAACAACAACAGCAGACAACAAGAGAAGCCATATCCTCAAGGAACAATGATGATCCAAGGAGGACACCTTACGATCATTCGGTATCACCATCTGCTTCTGGTGGGTTGCTATCGCAATGTTTGGTGACTGCCGGTCGGTCTGGACAGAAAAAGGACGtaaaatgttttaagtgtggaggaccacacttCCGATCATCGTGTCCGCAGTTGTTAGGGGTAAAGACCTGTATTCATTGTGGGAGGAACGGACACCTAAAGCGCGAGTGTAATATGGGAGGACAAACGGTGACGAAGCCATCAAATACTTGGAGAAATCAACCAGGGAGTGGTGGCCAAGCA